ACCTTCAATAGTATGTTTGGAAATTCCACGAGTATCTGAAACAATAACTGGTGAAGTAACTGAAGAATATAGTCCTTTGTCAAAGCCAACTGGAATAGTTGCTGATTTGAGCATTCAGCCAATTGAACCAATATCAATAACAGAAATTAAACCTGAAGATGCACCAGCTGAATTCTCAGAAGGAATAAAATACCGTACTGATGCTGCCTCTACTAACTTTCAAACATTGGAGTCTAAAGAAATTATAGAAGTTCAGGCTCAAGATAGTGAGAAACCTATGAGTGATTTTGACATTCCAACTTCTGTATCTATAAACAAAACTTATATATCCAAGGAAGGAATTTCTGTTTATCAAACAGAGATGATAGAGAAAGAAGGAGAATATGCTCCCTTTAGCATTCCAGAAGTTCATACTGGTAAGGCAGTTACTTCACAGCCAATGCAGTCCATAATTGTTCAAGAAATCACACCTTCAAGTGATGTTGAAAGTATTTCCAATGTACAACCACATTCCGCACAAGCAAAACTTCAACATACAACTTTCCAAGAAACTATTGTGGAAGAAACTGTGATTGGGGAGGCCTTGGCAAGGCAGAAAGAAGGCCTTAAAACTGAAGGAAAAACAGCAAGTGTTAATGTACTAGAAGAGCAAAGTGTTGTAGTTACCGAAGTAATTACTGATTATAAAGAGGATCAATATACAAAGCCTCAACTTCCACAAGAGTGCTTTGCTTCTCAGTCACACTTACCACAAAGAGTAGCAGTAAAATCAGAGGTACTACCAGAACAAACCATTTCTCCATTACAACAAAAAACACCTACAGCCAGTGTTGCTAAGACAGAACAGTTATCATTTGAAAGTTTAGTTATTAGTTCAATTGAAACAGCTGAAAGCGAAAGTgagtttaaaaaagaaactttccCAGTTACAAGTAAGGCTAATATTGAACTGGCAGACCAGTTTAGTGGATTAAGCATTCAAGAAATCATTAGTAACGAGAAAGAACTCGAACACATTCCATTAGAAAAACCTATAGAATCAAAGGCATCCAAATCAATAACACTACACCACACTGCACTTCAGTCTCAAACATTACCTGAAATTAATTTGGGAAATATCCCAAAAGTAGAGCACCCAACAGGTCGTGCCAAAGTAGACAGCACACCTTTTCAAGAAGTTATTGTCACTGAAACAAACATAACTGAAATTGAAACATCATTGAACACATTTAAACCAGAACTGAAAACTGCTTCAATAGGCATAAGGTCTGGAGAGAGTTTCTTAGTTTCAGAAGTTGTTGCAGAAGACAAAGAAGATGTTTTTAAGAGTGCTCAGCTTCCACAGTCAAGAAAAGCCACTTTGAACTTAAGTGGACAAGAGGTGGCTGAACATGAAGAAGTTATGGAACTTATCCAAGAAGGATCTTGGGCAAGAGAATCTCCAGTGAAAGAACAAGCACAGATGAAACAAGATACGATCCAGTTAGCTGTGGCTTCCCAACTGGTTCCGAGTGAGATGGAGGGGCAATTTGAGGCCTCATTCAAACCATCAGAGAAAGTCGCTGCTGTTTCATTTGTCGAAGGTAATGTGTTGAGTGTGACTGAAATGAATGTTGTAGATAAAGAAATTCCTTTAGAAAATGCAACAGCTCCTAAGACAGCTATTGCAGTACCTGACATATCAGGTCAGGATGTAGCAGTAACATCAGAAGTTGTTGTAGATATCAATGTAGGCGATGTAAATGTGTTGAAACTTGATTTGTCTGAAGCTAAAGTAAAACAAAGCACACATGAAAGTGTAATTTTGAGAGAAACCACTGTTGGAGAGAGTGAGGGTGAGTACATTGCTGATTTACTTCCAGAAACTAAAAAAGCTAAACCAAATATTGTAGAAGGACATAGTACATCTGTCAGTAGTGTAGTCATCATACAAGACAAAGAAAGTATACTCTTAACACCTGACAAACCCAAAGAAAGATTAGCCACACCAAATATTACAAGTCAAGAAATAGCagaaaaaacagaaattatactTGGCAGTAGCTTAGAATTACTTAAACATGAAACACCCACAAGTGCTCAGGCCACTGCAGAACAACTTCCATATCACAGTATTATTCAGTCAGAAACATCATCCAATGAACTCGAAGGTCCAATACAACTGCCAATAAAACCTGAGTCTAAGATAGCAGACATATCATTTGAAGGCATTCAAGCAGTGTCTGTATATGAAGTATCTACACAAGATGGAACTAGTCAGTTAGCTCCTGAAAGTAAACCTGAGGATCACTTCGCTTCAGCTGGAATTTTATCTAGACAAGTGGCACAGAGTACTGTTATTGTTCCAGAAAGTTCTGTTGGTACAATTAAGTTACAGACACCAGCCAAGGTCCTAGCAAGCCTAGAGCAAATTCCTTTCGAAAGTATCTTAACAAGTGTTGTATCTACATCAGAAAAAGAGTCTAGTTTTGAAAAGCagttaaaacttgattttaacaGAGCCGAGAAAGCTTTTGAGGAagagaaaagtatttttatttctgaagtTACAGTTGAAGACAAAGAAGGGGAGTTAGCTCAGTTTACAAGACCAAAAGAAGTAACAGCATTAGCAGACATTTCTGCACAAGAAGTAGCTGAAATGTCAGAAGTATTAACAGAATATAGTGTTGGTGAAATTCCTACTTTTGACAAGCCTGCAGTAAAAGCCCAGGAAGAACAACTACCTTTTGAAAGTATTATTCAGATCGAAACATCAGTTCAAGAAAGTGAAGGTGTTTACAAATCTAGAGAAGCACCATTATCATCAGTTGCAGATATAGGTGTGGTTGAAGAGAAAGGTGTCATAATAACAGAAGTAACATTAGAAGACAAGGAAGATCAATATACGTCACCATTGTTGCCTGAAACTAGGAAAGCTGAACCAAGCTTTATTCCAATTGAACTCTATCAAAAAGCAGAAGTAGTAGCAGAGGATTCTTTTGGTGAAATAACTGTAACTGCTCCAGAAAAGACATTTGCTAAGTCATTACAATCAACACTGCACAGTGTTGTACTTAAACAAACAACTGTTGGAGAGTCTGAAGCACCacttgaagaatttataaaacctttttcaaaaacGGCTGAAGCTAATTTTGAATCTGCCAAATCAGGGATAACTGTAAATGAAATCACAGTTCAAGAAAAAGAAAGTGATCTGATTGGTCCTATAAAACCTTCTGAATCGAGAGCAGAAAAATCTTTACTAACAAGGGAAATAGCTTGTAAATCTGAAGTAACTGTAGAAAGCTCTGTAAAGGAATTTGAACAAGAGCGTCCTAGTAAAGTAACTGCATCAGTTAATCAAACACCTCTACAGAGCATAGTGCAGCTCGAAGTATCCCTTATAGAAAGTGAAAGTGAGTATCAAGGTCTAACTAAACCAGAGACTAAAACTGCTGGTATATCTTTTGAAGAAGGCCAAGGAGTGTCAATTGTAGAAGTTGTGGTTGGAGATTTGGAGAATACTTTCTTACCAGGAGAGACACCAGGTGCAAAAAGTGCCACAGTTAACGTGTGTGGTAGAGAAGTAGCTGTTAAAACTGAAGTTTTAACTGAATCCAGTGTAAGTGAAACTCCTAAAGAAGAATTCCAACCAATAAAGTCAGTCAATGTCCAACAAATTCCTTTTGAGAGTGTCATTACTACAAAACCTATTGTAAATGAGAAAGAATCAGTATTATATGAATTTAAGTCAGATGCTCAAATGGCAAATATTGCCTTCGTAGAAGGGAAGGGAATTAGTATTACTCAAGTTTTAACTGAAGACAAAGAGTCTCAGCTGCAACTACCAGAAATACCAAAGAAGCAAACTGCTACATCTGATGTTTTAGCTCACAATATTGTTGAACAATCAGAGGTACAAAGTGAATATTCTCTTAGTGAAATAACTAAGTTTGATACAAAATTGGTAGAGGCCACATCAGAACATACACCATTAGAAAGCATTGTAACCACAATACCCACTGTTGTTGAAAGTGAACAGgtgtttcaaaaacatttcaaacctgAAACCAAAGTTGCACATTCAGTTTTAGAAGAGAAACAAAGTGTTAATGTGATATTAACTACTGCTGGAGATAAAGAGACTCAATTTACTGAGGTTGAGAAACCTAAAGAGAGAATAGCATCTCCTAGAGTATCTGAACTTGAGGTTGCAGAACATACTGAACAAACATTACATCAAACTGTTGGAGAGTTTGAACATCAAAAACCAATTTTATCAAAGGCTAGTTCCCAGCATACCACTTTTGAAAGTGTAATTCAAACTGAAACAATAGTAAGAGAAAGTGAAGGTAAATTTGATACTAATTTGAAACCAGATAAAAGAAAAGCCAGTATGAGCTATGAAGTAGGGCAGAGTGTAACTATATCTGAAATTACGTTAGGTGAGGCAGAATCAGATTACATTGGTCAATTAAAACCAAAAGATAATAAAGCGAAAATGGTTCTGAGTGATGTTCAAGAAGTCGCTAAACAATCACAAATTATACCAGAAGACTCAGTTGGGGCGCTTGTTGAAAATATAATGGTTAAAGAATCAGCAGTATCAGAACAAGCAACACATCAGAGTTTAACTGTACTTGAAAATTTAGTTGAAGAAAAAGAAACTGAATTTTCTGTTCTATGTAAACCCGATACTAAAAGGGCAGGTGTTGCAATTGAAAAGAGTCTTAAAGTTCAGGCAACCACTGAAGTTATTCCTGAATACAAAGAAGGAGGTTTAGCTCCATTAGATTTACCAGAAGAAAGGCGAGCTACACCTGACATTGTTAGTAGGGAAGTAGCTGAAGTATCAGAAACTCTTTCTCAAATTAGTATTGGAGATGTTGTTTccacaaaaactaaaacaacCACAGCAATTAGAACTCAAACTCCTTTTACCACTTCAATTCAGGAACAAGTTATTGTACAAGAAAGTGAAGAACAATTTGTTCATACCATTGCTCAAACTAGAAGAGCTAGCTTAGTATTTGAAGAAGGAAAGGGTGTAGTTATAACAGAAATTACGGCTGAAGATAATGAAATGCCTTATATGTGTGATATTCCTAAACCTCAAACTGCCCATCCTGAAATTTCAGTTAAAGAAGTTGTGGAAACATTTGAGATCTCTCCTGAAATGCAACCATCTGAAATCATAGTTGAATTCCCAGATGAAATTGTGGCTAATGTTGATCAGACTCACTTAACCAGCCTTTTGCAGAGCGAAGTAGATGTAAGAGAAAGTGAAGTtgaatttaaaagtgttatttttgaaaagaaaactgcTGAATACACATTTGAGGAGGGTAAAGGGGTTAGTGTTACTATTGTTACATCTGAAGACAAAGAAGACTCTCTCAAACCTCTTGAAAAACCTGCATTGAAACAAGCAGTGCCTGGAGTGATCAGTAAAGAATCACTTCAAACAAGTGAAGTTCAGGCTGAACAAACAGTTGGTGAATTAAAACACCACAAGCCTAAAGAAGCTAAGGCTAAAAAAGAACATCCTGTCAGTGAGAGTGTAATCGTGATTCAAAATATTCCTCAAGAGCAGGAGGAAACAATGGAAGGAAAACCAGGTGCTCCCACTGCTAAGGCACAAATAGACTTCACACTAATGAGAGAAGTTGCAGAAAAGTCTGAAGTAATCACTGGAATTCACCctaaaaaattagaaacaactaAGCCAGCTGAGTCATTTGCAAAGGCTGAAACTATTGTAATGGAAGGCATAATTCAATCAGAGGTAAGTGTAAATGAACTTGAGGAAGAATTAATAAAACCTGATCTTCCAGCCAAAAGAAGAGCAAGTGTTATCAAAGATGTTCAAGAAGGCATTAAAGTAGCACAAACAGTTGTTGCTGACAAAGAAGGTATCCATGAAACTCAGCCGTTGCCCAAACAAGTGAAGCCCTCCTCTCTAATATCTGAACAAGAGACAATAGTACAAACAGAAGTTTTAGTTTCCTCCTCTACTTCAACTCTGAAGAAGGACAAAATGCCTGAGGCAGTAAAAATTAAGCCAGGCCAAATTCCATTTGAAAGCCTTGAAACCTCTATAACGACAGTCCAAGAACAAGAAGAAAATATTGAAGTTTCTTGGAAACCTGCAATATCAAAAGGTGTAAAATCTGTTCAAGAAAGTCAAAGcataagtgttactgaaattgtcaCTGAGGAGAAGTTGCACTCAGACATAACACAAGAAAAAATACCAAAAGAAGTAGCTGAGACAAAGTTTATTGACCAGGAAGTAGCAGTGAAGAGTGAAGTGATAGCTCAACTTCCAGTGACTCCATTCGATGTGTCAGTACCGACTCCAACAGTTGCTAAACAGTCTACACCCACACAACATCACTTGATCGTGACAACACACGACACTGGTGAAGTGGAAGATAGTCTGTCAGCCGTGGTCACACCTGCTGCCAAGAACATTCCCATTGATGTAGAAGAACACAAAACTACATTGTTGGTCACTCATGTCCATCCAGAGGAGGTTCCAGGTAAGCTACttcatatattagtttttttatttaaataacttcaaaaaagaaaaatatttttctttgttacaaaaatattgtaatgtaatttaccaaaattACAGTGCTATAAAGAATTTCCACaactataaactaatattaaataaatctatttagaaaatatttgtccatttaagttattattttggaatataacATTCATTTTCCAGTTGATGTAACTCTTAGCAGTAAAAAGGCTCATATTTGTGAATGTTCTatagtctgttaataatttttatcttacaatGCTCTCGAAGGGCTGAGCTGTGTGCATTGGCCCTGTCTGTTTCTCCTTTCAATTTTTATCTCAGAATGTGTAAAACACAAGTGatagtaagtttaaaaaattgtaaatgtgtgAAGGAGAGCATTCTTCTTTATTGAAAGTTTATAACTTATgattgatgatttgaaaggataacaagtTTTTGGATATTGGgcattgtaatattaaatttggtatttttgtaacattaacaattaatacaCAATGTATTTAGTACAGTACTGAAAATATAACGATAAATAC
The Homalodisca vitripennis isolate AUS2020 chromosome 1, UT_GWSS_2.1, whole genome shotgun sequence DNA segment above includes these coding regions:
- the LOC124365936 gene encoding titin-like; its protein translation is MNVVDKEIPLENATAPKTAIAVPDISGQDVAVTSEVVVDINVGDVNVLKLDLSEAKVKQSTHESVILRETTVGESEGEYIADLLPETKKAKPNIVEGHSTSVSSVVIIQDKESILLTPDKPKERLATPNITSQEIAEKTEIILGSSLELLKHETPTSAQATAEQLPYHSIIQSETSSNELEGPIQLPIKPESKIADISFEGIQAVSVYEVSTQDGTSQLAPESKPEDHFASAGILSRQVAQSTVIVPESSVGTIKLQTPAKVLASLEQIPFESILTSVVSTSEKESSFEKQLKLDFNRAEKAFEEEKSIFISEVTVEDKEGELAQFTRPKEVTALADISAQEVAEMSEVLTEYSVGEIPTFDKPAVKAQEEQLPFESIIQIETSVQESEGVYKSREAPLSSVADIGVVEEKGVIITEVTLEDKEDQYTSPLLPETRKAEPSFIPIELYQKAEVVAEDSFGEITVTAPEKTFAKSLQSTLHSVVLKQTTVGESEAPLEEFIKPFSKTAEANFESAKSGITVNEITVQEKESDLIGPIKPSESRAEKSLLTREIACKSEVTVESSVKEFEQERPSKVTASVNQTPLQSIVQLEVSLIESESEYQGLTKPETKTAGISFEEGQGVSIVEVVVGDLENTFLPGETPGAKSATVNVCGREVAVKTEVLTESSVSETPKEEFQPIKSVNVQQIPFESVITTKPIVNEKESVLYEFKSDAQMANIAFVEGKGISITQVLTEDKESQLQLPEIPKKQTATSDVLAHNIVEQSEVQSEYSLSEITKFDTKLVEATSEHTPLESIVTTIPTVVESEQVFQKHFKPETKVAHSVLEEKQSVNVILTTAGDKETQFTEVEKPKERIASPRVSELEVAEHTEQTLHQTVGEFEHQKPILSKASSQHTTFESVIQTETIVRESEGKFDTNLKPDKRKASMSYEVGQSVTISEITLGEAESDYIGQLKPKDNKAKMVLSDVQEVAKQSQIIPEDSVGALVENIMVKESAVSEQATHQSLTVLENLVEEKETEFSVLCKPDTKRAGVAIEKSLKVQATTEVIPEYKEGGLAPLDLPEERRATPDIVSREVAEVSETLSQISIGDVVSTKTKTTTAIRTQTPFTTSIQEQVIVQESEEQFVHTIAQTRRASLVFEEGKGVVITEITAEDNEMPYMCDIPKPQTAHPEISVKEVVETFEISPEMQPSEIIVEFPDEIVANVDQTHLTSLLQSEVDVRESEVEFKSVIFEKKTAEYTFEEGKGVSVTIVTSEDKEDSLKPLEKPALKQAVPGVISKESLQTSEVQAEQTVGELKHHKPKEAKAKKEHPVSESVIVIQNIPQEQEETMEGKPGAPTAKAQIDFTLMREVAEKSEVITGIHPKKLETTKPAESFAKAETIVMEGIIQSEVSVNELEEELIKPDLPAKRRASVIKDVQEGIKVAQTVVADKEGIHETQPLPKQVKPSSLISEQETIVQTEVLVSSSTSTLKKDKMPEAVKIKPGQIPFESLETSITTVQEQEENIEVSWKPAISKGVKSVQESQSISVTEIVTEEKLHSDITQEKIPKEVAETKFIDQEVAVKSEVIAQLPVTPFDVSVPTPTVAKQSTPTQHHLIVTTHDTGEVEDSLSAVVTPAAKNIPIDVEEHKTTLLVTHVHPEEVPGVMKETAKKPAHTPTAKLQETPLKMVLISTPDITTEIHKPEKVFTTDTFNTTTQDIPTLHLIKKSESDHYEKTTKFIRKFKDVKEKVPDYSQATSLLEEGIEPFPKLENVLPEKIEDMPEEVTVTDTVVITPEKKDRVKKAQKRVIKKKKDGKQEVSTEEEETILDRESLSSVKPEEEGVTFEEVIDMPTEKEYLPVKATVRDIPEVTTVETTTVVTKVGDKKRVSKKRVIKKVKDGKENIQLCEETPQEGEILDETTQPLPELEGLLPESIEDMPEEITVTDVVVITPETKDKIKRTQKRVVKKKKEGKQETSTEKKEMVVDIEVLKILKPYESEVIFEDVSDIPHETTDVLPMKVESSQLPELTEVETITTVKKEQGKRKVIRKKIVKKTKGGKEDIQYIDEKPVILEEGIEPFPELENVLPEKIEDMPEEVTVTDTVVITPEKKDRVKKAQKRVIKKKKDGKQEVSTEEEETILDRESLSSVKPEEEGVTFEEVIDMPTEKEYLPVKATVRDIPEVTTVETTTVVTKVGDKKRVSKKRVIKKVKDGKENIQLCEETPQEGEILDETTQPLPELEGLLPESIEDMPEEITVTDVVVITPETKDKIKRTQKRVVKKKKEGKQETSTEKKEMVVDIEVLKILKPYESEVIFEDVSDIPHETTDVLPMKVESSQLPELTEVENDHNCQKRTRQKER